Genomic segment of Neoarius graeffei isolate fNeoGra1 chromosome 7, fNeoGra1.pri, whole genome shotgun sequence:
tataagtaaccggaggataaacactccactaaccacacccaccaactactcctagcaactttgcgcccccttgcgttgtggcggtgaataacatcgcgcacgcctattactccccgctcaacgataaattacaactgtttgcgaaagctatctgcgaaagccttgtcgcaagagcatgcagaggcctttaaagtggagctcccatctgtttctgggttgtagaattttcttatatccaagacagtctcttgttttattttaagaacatttatttatttcatattacatcaaaaatcccttcgcaatttaatatcagcgacatcttggcatcacgtataacaaatttcacatgaatctcatgaaccgtcgaggaggagcatgttaaaattcatcatgtgtcaaaacacacatattcaaaaccctattctttccttggccagttggtggcgctataccagacaggcccataacggctaaagagaattagaatcatattacaagatatcaagttcagcattcagcaatatcttggcatatgttataatatttcaacatattacaacataccaaaaatcccttagcaattcaacttcagcaatatcttggcatcatgtttgccaagtttgacatgaatttgatgaaccgtctaggaggagtacgttaaaaatgaccatgtgtaatttcactccaaatggccttatgacatcattccaaagttctacccattcatttcaatgggaaatggaaaaggggcgctatgaagtccctgggccatgcccggggccaaaagtttgtggctgAGTAGcagtgacaatgactgatgtgtacatcaaatttcatgagtttttatgcatgggaaatgcctcaaataaggccaaacgcgacagaaaaataataagaataataatcctttgaaaaacaatagggtcttcacaccatgcagatgcagcaaagcgggcccaaaccatgatactaccaccaccaccatgtttcacagatgagataaggttcttatgctggaatgcagtgttttcctttctccaaacataacgcttctcatttaaaccaaaaagttctattttggtctcatccgtccacaaaacattttttccaatagccctctggcttgtccacatgatctttagcaaactgcagatgagcagcaatgttctttttggagagcagtggttttctccttgcaaccctgccatgcacaccattgttgttcagtgttctcctgatggtggactcatgaacattagccaatgtgagagaggccttcagttgcttagaacttaccttggggtcctttgtgacctcgccaactattacatgccttgctcttggagtgatctttgttggccgaccactcctgggaagagtaacaatggtcttgaatttcctccatttgtacacaatctgtctgactgtggattgatggagtccaaactctttagagatggttttgtaaccttttccagactgatgagcatcaacaacactttttctgaggccctcagaaatctcctttgttcgtgccatgatacacttccacaaacgtgctgtgaagatcagactttgatagatccctgttctttaaataaaacagggtgcccactcacacctgattgtcatcccattgattgaaaacactggactctaatttcaccttcaaattaactgctagatgttcacatacttttgccactcacagatatgtaatattagttttattaattcatttttggCCTTTCTCTTGAAAGGTTCCAATAATTCTGGAAGTGAATGTATTCTTGCTCTGGAAGCCTTCTGTCTCTTTGCTCCTGTgagcattttaaaaaatatattaatatGTATGTAATGACACAtatatctcatttcattatctgtagccgctttatcctgttctacagggtcgcataaagctggagcctatcccagctgactacgggcgaaaggcggggtacaccctggacaagtcaccaggtcatcacagggctgacacatagacacagacaaccattcacactcacattcacacctacggtcaatttagagtcaccagttaacctaacctgcatgtctttggactgtgggggaaaccggagcacctggaggaaacccacgcggacacggagaacatgcaaactccacacagaaaggccctcgtcggccacagggctcaaacctagaccttcttgctgtgaggcgacagcgctaaccactacaccaccgtgccgccatatatatatatataaaaaagtgtgtgtgtgttatttaccagctgggaggtccgtatcgtgaaataccatgaccgaggtcttgaaagtactgagcgaggccctctgggccgaggtcagtattcaaggccgaggtcacggtatttcaccatacggactgaccttaaggtggtaaataatatatttatttttttctttaccaaattctaacagaaaacgagagcgcccgaaagggaaaactgagccgagtcgccattttgaatcctcattcacggctgtaatgcaaattgcttcctcctcggtatacaagtgcacttccatggcagggaaaaactacattttgccgcctatgtagtcccctatggagcacttgcatgtgacgtcacagccgatccagattgtgacagacgccatcttgtcggtcaaacgccatattccaccttctacttctacttctggttctacttctgcttttacttctaccttttcttctggaaaaccctactatatacaattctactacaacggctgcggctacaagctctccctacctatgcacggtttttatgttttttgtgtgtatttttgtgtgttgttcgtctgtaccggacttcaatatccactacaaccatatggacttactggacattggtttccagcagaaaatgacagtttgtagcgatttccatcgcatgcacaacattccggacgagatagtgagaccatcggggtctccgtggattgttatcggaagcaaagcgaaggaggcggcgccgggagcggaagcaaaagtgaggctgcagagccggcctgttgactaagctcagaaaacagccactcaaacctccactgctaagcctttacctctccaacgccagatccatgtaaacaagacggacgatttggaattacagctggaattaccttattctattctataatcggctggtcagtgctatactcaatacttaagtgacttacccatccaatgaggattcttgtttacaagatgccacatctgagtcgctgacaaatcctgaatttctgtaaagataactgtccagagatttataagcacgcagtgcttcaccactgaacagcgagggaaagttaatgaggtaattatacacgtctgggtattccgctggcagttcaacatccggtcgtgaaaactccgtccggtaagccataagggtcactaatctgtagatcgtttattttagacatatatctagttatctgttcattagaaaagtgagccgtgtagtccgtcggttgaaattgatccattctgcacacgagtgcagcagtactcagcggtgtttttgaccgacaagatggcggttgtgtactttccggtcacgtgactgcaagatctctatttatacaaaattgagtcattcaggattcagccatgtttttgctcggccttAGCAACAGttccaggtttttagctttctcctgaaatgttttcttttatttcttcttcctcagggtagtaaaactcgctttcactgtgaacactgtcattatcactatccatgctgtaaaattaatgctgttctcctgagaaatgctggcaaaaatttataagatttttgataatcttataaataaatcttattaaaaaaagataaatgttgacaaaaattgctactatgtttgttgttgttgtgaacaagtgagtcgccagagatttgtaactggggtccgtatcgtaggatacggactcgctcgccagccaatcagagcgcaggatttgatgaaaaccggactgcaaaaaaaataatatagcTTATTATATCATATCATTTTGTGTTGTCTTATTGCTTGcttgattgatttgatttgattgaaGTGCCTGTCTTTATTCACATCATTACCAAGAAGATTTAAAATGGATGAGGATGATGTGCATGCAGTTGTATTTAgaagtgtattatatatatatttcttttttctgttAGATGGCTGAAGAAGTAAGAGATGAGGAGCTAACAGCAGTCGTCCACACTTCAAGAAACACTAAGTCATCTTAAGAGGCATGGAGGCTGTTTTGCCATCTGCACCGAGCCAACATCAGATAAAAACAGAACAAAACACACAACGTGCACCACCTACAAATGGCATCTTGTTGTTGCAAACTATCGATCTGGCTTCTGACTTGAGCTGCTCTGTACGAGTTAAACAGGAGTCGGATCTACCTCAGCCCGAATATTTGCCTCGTCCTCAatttaaagaaataaaagaagagtCTACTGAGATGAATGAATTCATTAAAAAGGAACAGCGTGACAACTCTAGACTGACACTAATCAGTGAAGCATCTCGTCAGGGTGATGAAAAATTACCACATGGCCTGATTCCTCCAATTGAAATGGAAGACGATGACTGTGATGTAGAATGTCCAGAAAACTTAAACACGTgtctaaatacatttttaaataaaaaaagaaatgctgCTCAAGTAAAGCTTCATGCTTCAAATACAGACAGGAAATGCACACGCAAACAGAGAAAGGCACAGAAACGTACGAAGTATCGCTGTATATCACGCGCCGAGGGTGAAGAAATATTCTGCTGTGAAACTTGTGGAAAAGAGTTCAAACGGTACGACCTTCTCAGTGACCACAGGAGAGGGCACGGCAGAAAAAGGCCGTACGCCTGTGATCAGTGTGGCATGATGTTTGCCAAACCTGCTTATCTGAAAATCCATCTGCGCAGACATGCTGGGGAAAGGGCATTTCCTTGTGACCAGTGTGATAAGAGGTTTTTTGACAAGTACGACTTAGGAGTGCACCAGCGAGATCATACAGGAGAGAGACCGTACGCATGCCGAGAGTGTGGAAAGAGCTTCAAGCGGATTTATATCCTAAACAAGCACAAGAAGACTCATTCAAATGAAAAACCTTTTGAGTGCAATGTCTGCGGAAAAGCTTATAAATATGGTTACAGTTATAGGTTACACATGAAAAATCATTCGGCATAGAAAGGTCACACAGCAAAAAAAGTAAGATTGAAAAAgagcttaaaaaaaaccctgaaaaagaATGACACTGTATTagggctattgaaaaaaaaaaaaaaacaactcaattTCTGAGGTTAAAGTCAAATatttgcaaggaaaaaaaaatcagatattctctgaaatttaaaaagtcacaaatttacgagAAAGAAACTTGGAAAAACAATtgcgtgtgtgtttgggggggttgTCAAGTAACCAGATCTTTactttgcaaggttggatcaatGTCATCGCACCACAGACTCCACGGCTGAGCTGAGAGTTATAAGAAATACAGTCTTCCCTCCTTGATCGTGCAGTATAAAAGCATAAAGAGCATGTGGTTGTCTCAGAGAATGTCCAGGGTTTTTTTCCTCCTTCATaaatttttgactttttaattttggaatttctgagtttttcttGCAACTTTATGACTTCATAATGTCAGTCTAtatctgatatttttttttctcacgaGTTTACAACTTttaatcttttcttttttttttcctcagaatgttaccccctccctcagttcttctttttttattttagtttttattgatgcgggcgacacagtggtgtagtggttagcactgtcgcctcatagcaagtaggtccgggttcgagctccgtggccggcaagggcctttctgtgtggagtttgcatgttctccccatgtctgcgtgggtttcctccgggtgctccggtttcccccacagtccaaagacatgcaggttaggttaactggtgactctaaggtggtgtttacattagaccgtatcagtggatcatcagattaacgtttttaaaatgattcgcgtacacacagcaacgccaatacacgattcgcgtgcacacagcaacgccaatacacggatacgctaatcacatgactaattagacggcacgtcacatgattccagtgcatatcgggcatgcgcaagtcactcaccacttgcaagtggaaggatggcaagcgaacaccttctccagcagataaacacacctggctgtgatgttcatgttctcactgagtttaagcgcctgaaggaggttgaaatgtgtaaataaacgtcagtgcagctcagcgcttcctcctgcgctccaaatcactccgccctgaacagcgagtgccctctggagggtgcacactccggccctgcgcagctcacagagtgcgcgagtgaagcgcacgagcagtgattcgggactgagccgctgtgtgtgtgatcccaacgccagcgaatcaggaaggtggatgtcacagtgacgttgtccaatgacgacgtcagctagagctcagcactgcgtttcctcgtatcctcaatgtttacacagcaccggatcagatacgaactgggttgaatacgtggaccctggcggattcccgtttcccggctttttaatgtgaacggacagtgcatccacgacgaaaatgagacagatacggtctaatgtaaatgccacctaagttgaccgtaggtgtgaatgtgagtgtgaatggttgtctgtgtctatgtgtcagccctgtgatgacctggtgacttgtccagggtgtaccccgcctttcgcccgtagtcagctgggataggctccagcttgcctgcgaccctgtagaacaggataaagcggctacagataatggatggatggattttattaATGCATTATTTTCACATTTTGTTGTTTAATTTCTTTCAAATGGAATTATTCCTTTTAGCCTGGCAACACAAAAGGTTTTTAATATCATACAATTTAAGaaaatattgttttgtttttaaaataaCAAACATTGTGAAAATGCTTAAAATCGATAAATATATTTCTGCAGTCCTTTTTGCAGTTTGTACTGAGAACGTGTGGAATCGGTTGTTTTAGCGATCACATGACTACTGTGTATACAAATTAAGGAAATCGTCTGCTATGTTACAGAACTCACTCTAGCAGAGGGGATCTGTCTTTCATCACATTTGACTTGAGAATCCACTTTGAAAAAATTGCACTGATTATTCCAGAGTGTGTGTAATACCTGTAATTCTACTCTGATTTTGTTTCCTCAAGTGAGTGAAGTGTTCGCTTTTAACCCTGAATGTCATGGTATACTttatgtacagtggcatgcaaaagtttgggcacccttactgaaaatgtctgttcctgtgaatagttaagtgagcagaagatgaactgatcaccaaaaggcataaaggtaaagacgacatttcttttcagcgttttctgcaagatttgtgtattatttttgttttgtacaattggagaatgaaaaaagaaaaggaacaccatgcgaaagtttgggcaccccaatacatttgagttctcaggtaacttttaccaaggttccagaccttaattagcttattgagctgtggcttgttcaaattcttcattaggaaacgtcagatgatgcagatttcaaagctgtataaattctctgactcctcaaacttgtccctaaaatcaacagccgtgggctcctctaagcaactccctcgcattctgaaaaataaaataattgatgctcacaaagcaggagaaggctacaagaacatagcaaagtgttttcaggtagctgagtcctcagattgtaatgttattatggcagttaacagaaacagtcgagatcaaggtgaggtctggaagatgaagaaaactttctgaaagaactgctcgttggattgctagaaaggcaaataaaaaaaaaaccctgtttgactgcaaaagaccttcagaaagatttagcagaccctggagtggtggtgcgctgttctactacgcagcgacacctgaacaaatatgaccttcatgagagagtcatcagaag
This window contains:
- the wu:fj13e08 gene encoding zinc finger protein 480 — translated: MEAVLPSAPSQHQIKTEQNTQRAPPTNGILLLQTIDLASDLSCSVRVKQESDLPQPEYLPRPQFKEIKEESTEMNEFIKKEQRDNSRLTLISEASRQGDEKLPHGLIPPIEMEDDDCDVECPENLNTCLNTFLNKKRNAAQVKLHASNTDRKCTRKQRKAQKRTKYRCISRAEGEEIFCCETCGKEFKRYDLLSDHRRGHGRKRPYACDQCGMMFAKPAYLKIHLRRHAGERAFPCDQCDKRFFDKYDLGVHQRDHTGERPYACRECGKSFKRIYILNKHKKTHSNEKPFECNVCGKAYKYGYSYRLHMKNHSA